Below is a genomic region from Herpetosiphonaceae bacterium.
GGTGCAGGTCCACCAGCGGCAGGGGCAGCTCCAACGTCGGCGCGATCACCTGTACGGGCGGTCCCGCGTGCTCGACAAACGTGGTGCGCAGCACCGCGTGGCGCTCCACGATCGTCTTCAGGCTCCCGTGGAGCGCCGCGACATCGAGGCTGCCGTGCATGATCAGCGAGCGGCAGATGTTGTACGCGGGGCTGCCCGGCTCGAAGCGATCGAGGAACCAGAGCCGCTGCTGTGCGAACGAGAGCGGAAGCTGCACGCCCTCCCGGCGCTGGCTGCCGATTGGCGCGAGCGGCGCTGTGTCCGGGCGCGCGCCTCCCGATGCATCTGCCTCGCCTGCCTTGTCGGCTTGCAGCCGCGCTACCTGTTCGGCCAGCCCCGCGACCGTCGCCGACTCAAAGAGCGTGTGCAGCGGCATCTCGACCTTGAAGGCATCGCGGATGCGCGCGACGACCTGTGTCGCCAGCAGCGAGTGACCGCCCAGCTCGAAGAAGTTGTCGTGGACGCCCAGCCGCTCGATCTTGAGCACCTGCGCCCAGATCGCCGCCAGCGTCTCCTCGTCGGGCGTGCGCGGCGCGACATACGTCTGCTTGAGATGCTCGAAGTCCGGCGCGGGCAGCGCACGTCGATCGATCTTGCCGTTGGCGGTCAGCGGCAGCGCGTCGAGAAAGACAAACGCGCTTGGCACCATATAGTCGGGCAGATAGTTGGCAAGGTAGGCGCGGAGATCGGCGTTCCGAGTTGCGAGTGCTGAGTTTCGAGTTTCCGGTTCTTTGTTCTGTTGTTCTACGACGTACGCTACCAGCCGCTTCTCGCTGCTCTCTTCGCGCACGACGACCACCGCCTCACGGACGGCGGGATGCTGCGTCAGCACCGTCTCGATCTCGCCCAGCTCGATGCGGAAGCCGCGCAGCTTGACCTGCCCATCGATCCGCCCTACAAACTCGATGTTGCCGTCGCTGCGGTAGCGCGCCAGATCGCCGGTGCGGTAGAGCCGTGCGCCTCCAATCTGGCTGAAGGGATCAGGCACGAAGCGCGCGGCGGTCAGATCGGGCCGCCGGTGGTAGTCGCGCGCCAGCCCGTCGCCGCCGATGTAGAGCTCGCCGTGGACGCCCACCGGCACCGGCTGCATGAAATGGTCTAGCACATAGACCCGCGTGTTGGCGATGGGCGAGCCGATCGGCGTGGATCCAACGATCTGATCGCCGTAGGCCATGACGTAGCAGCAGGTAAAGGTCGTATTTTCGGTCGGGCCATAGCCGTTGATCAGCGTGCAGCGCGGCAGCTCGCGCAGCGCCCGGTTGACATGGGCGACCGATAGCACATCGCCACCGGCCAGCAGTTGACGGACCTGACCAAGCGCCGCGAGCTGCCAGTCGACCATCTGGTGAAATAATCCCGCCGTGAGCCACAACGTCGTGATCCCGTGCTGCTCGATCGCCGCGCCGAGCTGCTCCAGTGTTGGGGCCATCGGTGGAAAGAGCACAAGCTGCGCGCCATTCAGCAGGCTGCCCCAGATCTCAAATGTCGCCGCGTCGAAGGCCATCGGCGCAAGCTGGAGGAAGACGTCTTCCGGCGATAGGCGGACGTAGTTGGTCTGTTTGACCAGCCGAACGACGCTCTGATGCATGACGCCGATGCCTTTCGGCTGCCCAGTCGAGCCGGAGGTGTACATCACATACGCGAGGTTGTGCGCCGCCGTGCTGCTCGGTAGGGCTGTCGCAGGCTGTCCGGCAATCTGCTCCCAAGCGGTGTCCAGGCAGATCACCTGAGCCTGAGACGTGGGCAGGCTGTCGAGAAGCTGGTGCTGCGTCAGCAGCACCGGGGCCTGTGTCTCCGCCAGCATAAACGCTAGGCGGCTGGTCGGATAGGCCGGGTCGAGTGGGACGTACGCGCCGCCCGCTTTAAGCACGCCCAGGATCGCCACCATCAGTTCGATCGAGCGCTCCAGGTAAACGCTCACCAGCGTCTCTCGCTGAGAACGCCCGCCGACGCCCAGCACACGCAGGTGATGGGCAAGCTGATTGGCACGCTGGTCCAGCTCACGGTAGCTCAGTCGTTGGTCGCCACACACCACGGCCAGCGCATCCGGCGTGCGCGCGGCCTGCTCCTCGAAGAGCTGGTGGATGCAGCGATCGTGCGGATAGGGCGTTGCGGTGGCGTTCCACTCCACGACGATCTGCTGGCGCTCGGCCTCGCTCAGCAGCGGCAGGTTGCCGATGCGCTGCTCAGGATTGGCCGCGATCTGCCCGATCAACGCCTGAAAGTGTGTGACCATCCGCTCGATCGTCGCGGCGCTGAACAGGTCGGTGTTGTACTCCCAGACCAGCGTGATACCATCGTCTGCGGCGCGCTCGCGCTGCCCCAGGTGCTGCTCGGCGCGCGGGATCGCGACGATGTTCAGGTCGAACTTGGCCGATCCGTTGCTGAGCGCCTCGTTGACTTCGACGGTCAGCCCCGGCAGCTCAAGCTCCGGCAGCGGCGAGTCATGGAAGTTGAACGCGACCTGGAAGATTGGGTTGTAGCGCAGCGTGCGCTGCGGCGCGACGGCCTCGACGACCTGCTCAAAGGGCAGGTCTTGATGGGCGTACGCTTCGAGCGCCACGTCGCGGACATGCCGCAGCAGCTCGCGGGCGGTGGGATTGCCCGGCAGGTTCGCGCGCAGCACGACCATGTTGACGATCATGCCGATCAGCGTCTCCGTCTCACGGGTCCGGCGATTCGCAACGCCGGAGCCGACCAGAATATCTGTCTGGCCGCTGTAGCGTCGCATCAGCGTGACGAACGCCGTCAGCAGCAGCATGTACAGCGTCACGCCTTCGGCCTGCGCGGTAGCGCGGGCGGCGGTACACAGTGCGGGCGGCAGCTCGATCCGCGCCGACGTGCCCTGGAAGCGCTGCATCGCCGGGCGCGGGTAGTCGGTCGGCAGCTCAAGCACGGGCGACGCTCCCGCCAGGATGCGCCGCCAGTAGGCGCGCTGGCGCTCGGCCTCGGCGCTGAGCAGCCATTGGCGCTGCCAGACCGCGTAATCGGCGAACTGAAGCGGTAGGGGCGGCAGGGCGGCTGGCTGGCCGGTGACTCCCGCGCGGTAGAGCTGAAACAGCTCGCGCAGAAAGACCGCGTATGACCAGCCATCATGCACGAAGTGATGCTCGACATGAATCAGCAGATGCTCGTCGGGTCCGAGCCGCACCAGCGTCCAGCGAACCAGCGGCAGCCGCTCCACGTCGAAGGGCGCGTAAAACTCCGCGTCGATCACCTGCCGCACAATGGCCTCGCGCTCGGCCTCAGGCGACGACGAGAGATCGACGAGTGGCAGCGCGACGTGCCAGGGATCGCCGATGCGCTGCACGGGATGGCCGCCGATCTCAGGAAAGGTCGTCCGCAAGATCTCGTGGCGCGCGACCAGCGCGTTAAGGCTTTGGCGCAGCACGGCGACATCGAGCGCGCCACGGAAGCGCAGCGTGGACTGGGCGCTATACGACTGGTTGGTCGGCGTCAACTGCTGCAAAAGCCAGACCTGCTCCTGCGCAAACGTCAGCGGCAGCAGGCCGTCGCGGGGCGCAAGCGGAATCGCCTCGGTCTGCATCGATCCCACATCGCGGGCAGCGTCCAGCGCCACAGCCAGCTCGGCCACCGTGGGCAGCGTGAAGAGCGTCGGCAGCGGAAGATCGACCGCCAGCCGGTCGCGAATGCGCGCGACGACCTGTGTCGCCGCCAGGGAATGGCCGCCCAGCAGCAAGAAATGATCGTCCACTCCGACCCGATCGAGGCCCAGCACCTGCGCCCAGATCTCGGCCAGCAGTGCCTCTGTGGGCGTGCGCGGCGGCACAAACGCCGTATCGAGATCGGGTCGCATGCTGTCGGGCGCGGGCAGCGCGCTGCGGTCGAGCTTGCCGTTGGCATTCAGCGGCAGCGCGTCGAGAAAGATAAACGCGCGCGGCACCATATAGTCGGGCAGATAGTTGGCAAGGTAGGCGCGGAGATCGGCGTTCCGAGTTGTGAGTGCTGAGTTTCGAGTTTCCGGTTCTTTGTTCGCTTGTTCTCTCACGACGTACGCTACCAGCCGCTTGTCGCCGTTCCCGTCCTCACGTGCCAGCACCACTGCATCGCGCACGGCGGGATGCTGGCGCAGCGCGGCCTCGATCTCGCCCAGCTCGACCCGAAAGCCACGAATCTTGACCTGCTGGTCAATCCGCCCCAGGTACTCGATGTTGCCGTCCGGCAGGCAACGCGCCAGATCGCCGGTACGGTAGAGCCGCGCGCCTCCGATCTGGCTGAACGGATCAGGCACGAAGCGCTCGGCGGTCAGGTCGGGCCGCCGGTGGTAGCCGCGCGCCAGCCCGATGCCGCCGACACACAGCTCGCCTGGCGCGCCATCCGGCACCGGCTGCATCCGCGCATCCAGCAGATACACGCACATGTTCGGCAGCGCGCGCCCGATGGGTGGGGCTGTGGAGCCGCTCAGCGCGTCGGAGACTGTCGCGCAGATCGTGGTTTCGGTCGGGCCGTAGGCGTTGAAGAGCTGCCGTCCCACCGCCCAGCGCGCGACGACCGCGCCAGGACATGCCTCGCCCGCGACGATAATCGTCCGTAGCGCCGGTAGGGCGGCATCCGGTAGTACGGTCAGCACCGCCGGAGGTAGCGTCACGGTGGTGATCGCGTAGTCGCGCAGCGTGTCGATCAGCGCCGGGCCGGGCAGCAGCGCGTCGGTAGGCGCGATCACCAGCGCTGCGCCGGAAAGCCAGGCCATGCACATTTCCCAGACGGCGGCATCGAAGCTGAGCGATGCGAATTGCAGGATGCGCGCGTCGGGTGTCACCGCGAAGCTGCGGATCTGGGTCTGGCTCAGGCTGGCGATCCCGCGATGTGTCACCAGCACGCCCTTCGGTCTGCCGGTCGAGCCGGAGGTGTAGATCACATACGCCAGGTGATCGGGCAGCACGCCGCTGGCGAGATCGCTGGCTGGCTGCTGGGCGATGATGGACGCATCGGCGTCAAGACAAATCCGCCGCGCATGACCGGCAGCCTCCCCCTGGGATAGCATCTCAACCAGCCGCCGCTGTGTGACGAGCACCGCCGTCTGCGCGTCTTGCAGCATGAGCTGGAGGCGTGCCGGGGGATAGGTGGGATCGAGCGGCACATACGCGCCGCCCGCTTTGAGGATGCCTAGCACACCGACCGCAAGATCGAGCGAGCGCTCGACGCACAGGCCAACGCGCACATCCGGCCCAACGCCCAACCGCCGCAGGTAGTGGGCAAGCTGGTTCGCGCGCCGATTCAATTCCTGGTAGGTGAGATGCTGCTGTCCGTAGATGACGGCGATCGACTCGGGCCTCTGTGCCGCCTGCGCCTCGAACAGGGCCGAGAAGCACGACGCTTGCTGGTCGGTGTGGCGCGTGTGGCTCCAGGTGACTAATGAGCGTTGATCCACAAACTCGCTCATCGATGTTCCGTCGCCGGGATCGAACATAGAGTAGCTCCCTGTTCCAAAGATGTGGCTGGATCGGTGCGACCGGATCTGGCGGCGTCGAGCATGGGTGAGACAACCAATGTCGCTCAGGGGGGAGTCGTTGTCACCGCAGAGCCCGACGATACGGGCTGTTGGAATGAGCTTGTCGCTCGGGAGCAGGCTACCGGCTCCCTGTACAGCCGATGTACCGATCTGAAAGCGGCTGTTCTCTATTTTTATGGCTTGGAGCCGCACGGATCGTGATTCCGCCACGAGCGACGAAGCGGGATGTATCGGGCAAACGTGTGGGCAGGGCTAAACGGGCTGTGGAGTATCCTGTGGGCTGGTTAGCAGAATGTATTCCTCCGTGATCCACGCCGCGTAGAAGCGTTACGGCTCAACGCTCTACATCGGTCGTTCAGGAAAACATGCGCAAACGGTACGGTGCTGCCGAGACAATGGCTCGATGGTTGTGCCTGGGATGAGGTGATGTGTTGCCGCCGGGCGGAAATTGGCTGGAGTGAGCCGCGCTGGACGAGGGCATCAGACCTCGCAGATGTGCCGCGCTGATATGCTGTTGCTGCCTGAGTTGCCTGCTGTTGAGTACCATGCGGGGTATCATCTGCTACGTCTCATCGATCTGGTTTCGTGGAAAAAACCAGGGAAAGGAAAATGGATCAAGCTGATCGGGCGATGACCTCATTGTCTCCGAAAGCCTCAATAATATAAATATAAGTCAAAAGATACACGCCTGTCAAATGTTAGCGCTGCTCCTGCCTCAACGACGTGTCGCTGCCTGTCTGGGAGCGTATCAGCCGGTGCGGACTAGCGTCGCCCAAACTTCTGATTCGCCTCCTGCGCCGCCACCCGCAGCAGCTCGATCTGGTCGGGCCGTAGCTCGATCTGCCGTACCGATCTGGATTGGACGGTCAATCGTGGTGGGAGATTCGTGGGAGCGCTGCCGTATAACTGCTCATAGACCACCAGCGCGGTCAAATACGATCCGAAAACGGACGGATGCAGCCCGTCGCGGGAGTAGAGCGCGGCCCTGGCATCGCGCCGCCAGGCTGCCCGCCAGGCTTCTCC
It encodes:
- a CDS encoding amino acid adenylation domain-containing protein; translated protein: MFDPGDGTSMSEFVDQRSLVTWSHTRHTDQQASCFSALFEAQAAQRPESIAVIYGQQHLTYQELNRRANQLAHYLRRLGVGPDVRVGLCVERSLDLAVGVLGILKAGGAYVPLDPTYPPARLQLMLQDAQTAVLVTQRRLVEMLSQGEAAGHARRICLDADASIIAQQPASDLASGVLPDHLAYVIYTSGSTGRPKGVLVTHRGIASLSQTQIRSFAVTPDARILQFASLSFDAAVWEMCMAWLSGAALVIAPTDALLPGPALIDTLRDYAITTVTLPPAVLTVLPDAALPALRTIIVAGEACPGAVVARWAVGRQLFNAYGPTETTICATVSDALSGSTAPPIGRALPNMCVYLLDARMQPVPDGAPGELCVGGIGLARGYHRRPDLTAERFVPDPFSQIGGARLYRTGDLARCLPDGNIEYLGRIDQQVKIRGFRVELGEIEAALRQHPAVRDAVVLAREDGNGDKRLVAYVVREQANKEPETRNSALTTRNADLRAYLANYLPDYMVPRAFIFLDALPLNANGKLDRSALPAPDSMRPDLDTAFVPPRTPTEALLAEIWAQVLGLDRVGVDDHFLLLGGHSLAATQVVARIRDRLAVDLPLPTLFTLPTVAELAVALDAARDVGSMQTEAIPLAPRDGLLPLTFAQEQVWLLQQLTPTNQSYSAQSTLRFRGALDVAVLRQSLNALVARHEILRTTFPEIGGHPVQRIGDPWHVALPLVDLSSSPEAEREAIVRQVIDAEFYAPFDVERLPLVRWTLVRLGPDEHLLIHVEHHFVHDGWSYAVFLRELFQLYRAGVTGQPAALPPLPLQFADYAVWQRQWLLSAEAERQRAYWRRILAGASPVLELPTDYPRPAMQRFQGTSARIELPPALCTAARATAQAEGVTLYMLLLTAFVTLMRRYSGQTDILVGSGVANRRTRETETLIGMIVNMVVLRANLPGNPTARELLRHVRDVALEAYAHQDLPFEQVVEAVAPQRTLRYNPIFQVAFNFHDSPLPELELPGLTVEVNEALSNGSAKFDLNIVAIPRAEQHLGQRERAADDGITLVWEYNTDLFSAATIERMVTHFQALIGQIAANPEQRIGNLPLLSEAERQQIVVEWNATATPYPHDRCIHQLFEEQAARTPDALAVVCGDQRLSYRELDQRANQLAHHLRVLGVGGRSQRETLVSVYLERSIELMVAILGVLKAGGAYVPLDPAYPTSRLAFMLAETQAPVLLTQHQLLDSLPTSQAQVICLDTAWEQIAGQPATALPSSTAAHNLAYVMYTSGSTGQPKGIGVMHQSVVRLVKQTNYVRLSPEDVFLQLAPMAFDAATFEIWGSLLNGAQLVLFPPMAPTLEQLGAAIEQHGITTLWLTAGLFHQMVDWQLAALGQVRQLLAGGDVLSVAHVNRALRELPRCTLINGYGPTENTTFTCCYVMAYGDQIVGSTPIGSPIANTRVYVLDHFMQPVPVGVHGELYIGGDGLARDYHRRPDLTAARFVPDPFSQIGGARLYRTGDLARYRSDGNIEFVGRIDGQVKLRGFRIELGEIETVLTQHPAVREAVVVVREESSEKRLVAYVVEQQNKEPETRNSALATRNADLRAYLANYLPDYMVPSAFVFLDALPLTANGKIDRRALPAPDFEHLKQTYVAPRTPDEETLAAIWAQVLKIERLGVHDNFFELGGHSLLATQVVARIRDAFKVEMPLHTLFESATVAGLAEQVARLQADKAGEADASGGARPDTAPLAPIGSQRREGVQLPLSFAQQRLWFLDRFEPGSPAYNICRSLIMHGSLDVAALHGSLKTIVERHAVLRTTFVEHAGPPVQVIAPTLELPLPLVDLH